The window GTAAAAGTGATATTGTTGTTGGAAGTGCAAAGTTAACTGTAGAATTAAGAGATAACCAAACAGGAAGGCTTCTAAATAAAGCATCTTTATCAGAAGGACAAGATTATGAGATCAATGAATTAACAGGTAGAGTTTTATTGGAAAAACCTTTAAGTCAAGGAAGTTTCAATCTTACTTCAGATGAAATTATAAAAGATTCTCCATCTGGATCTTATAAATACTATTTAGTTGTTGATTATGAATATTATAATTTAGAAAACAATAGTGATGATTATGCTGGAGGAGTAAGAGCTAAAAAATGGATTACAAATAATCTTGCTTTAGGTGGAACTTATATTAAAGAAAAAAGAGATTCTAATATTGAAGATTACGATTTAAAAAGTGTAGATTTAACATATAAACACTCTAATGGAACATACTTAATTGGGGAGTTTTCAGAAACAGAGGGAAATCAGCTAACAAAAGATAGTAACTGGTTTTCTCCAGATGGAGGATTTGATTTTGTTGAGCAACCTTCTATTAGAATAGGAGATAGCGGTAGAGCTTACTATATAGAAACAGGGCTTCAACTTTCTGATTACAATCCAAGTTTCAGTAATTCTGATAAAATAAATTTCTGGTATTCTAAAAAAGAAAAAGGATTTTCTACTGCAAGTGAAACAAGCGGTACAGCTAAAGAGGAATATGGAGCTGAAATCTCGTATCAACAATCTGAAACTTTACGTTATGAAGCAAAAGGGTCTGTCTATACAGAAAATACATATGACGATGAGTCTAATGATTTTTCAGGAAAAAATACACAAAAAGAGGTTTCCATTGCAGCTATAAAAGATCTGACAGATAGATTAACTGTGGGATTAGAAACTAAATACATAAATGATAAAGAACAAGATCAAACTCTTGCTATTTTAGAAAATGAAGATATTGATTCTGGAGAAGCTATCTTGGTAGGTACAAAAATTTCTTATGACTTAACAGAGCAAACAGAGGTATATACAAAATTACAAGGTACAGCAATGAAAAAAGATGGTTACGGAGAAAATAATTTAATCTCTTTGGGAACTGTATCACAACTAACAGAAAAAGTATTTGTTGAAGCTGAAGGAAGTACTGGTAATAGAGGACAAGCAGTCGATTCTAAAGTTTTATATAAGTATGATGAAAACTATGAAATTTATGCAGGATATGCTTTAGAAAATGAAGATGATTTAGATTCTGCTATAACTTTTGGACAAAAATATCAAATTAGTGATAGAACTAGTTTATATCAAGAAAATCAATTTGTTACTAATAACTCTGAAAAAGGAGTTTTACAAACTTATGGAGTTGATTTTAATTTAAATCAAAAGGTAACTTTATCATTACTTTATGAAAATGGAAAAGTTGAAGTTTTAGAAGGAGATGTTACAAGAAATAGTATAAGTGGAATGTTAAAATATACAAATAATAACTTTACATCAAAGCACAGATTAGAATTTGCTAAAGATACTGGAGCTGAAACAAGAGAATTATATGGTACTACTAATAGATTTAAATGGACACCAACTAAAGAATATACAATATTTGGAGTTGGAAACTATGTTTTAGGGAAAGGAGACTTAGGACTAGTTAGTTATAATGAGTCTGGAAACATTATTGAAGATAGAAATCCTGATAATGATGATTCGAAATATTTAGAGTTAGGTTTAGGATTTGCTTATAGACCAATCTATAACGATCGTTTAAATCTGATAACTAAATATTCATACATCTATGATGATGGTTCTAGAACACAACTAAATAGAAATTATTCTGAAAAAGCAAATATAGTATCTTTTGAAGGAATTTATGATCTAACTAAGAGATTAAGTATTTCTGGAAAATATGCTTTTAGAAAAGAAGAGGTTAAATTGTATATGGGTGACGATTGGTATTCAAATACTTTAAATCTTTACGCAGTTAGATTATCTTACGAAGTAATCAAAAAATGGGATCTTTTTGGAGAATACCATTGGTTACAAGGTAAAACTGATGGAGATTTAAAACATGGAGCAATTGTTGGAATCTATAGAGAGATTAATGAAAATTTAGAATTTGGAGTAGGGTACAATTTTACAGAGTTTACAGATGATCTAACAAATTTAGATTACAGAAGTAAAGGATGGTTTATTAATTTAATTGGTAAGTTTTAATTAATAAACTTGAATTAAATAGGCTGTTTATGGTACATTATATATACTTAAACAGCCTATTTTTTATTATTTTTATTTGATTTTTTTAAAATATCCTGCTATTCTATAAGATGAGTCAAAAAAGTGTTCTTTTATAAAATGAGTCTAAAATATCTTGATATTTTTGACCGTTAATTTAAAAGAATATAAATAGTTATAGAACATCGGAGGAAACAAAATGGTATACGGATATTGCAGAGTTAGCACGAAAAATCAAAGTTTAAAGAGACAGGTAGACGCTTTAATAACCTATGGTATTAAAGAGGAAAATATCTATGTTGATGAGATAAGTGGAGTTGTTTTAAAAAGGCGAGGTTTAGAGAGTCTAAAAAACGTTCTTAATGCAGGGGATACCCTAGTAGTGAAGGAGATTGATAGACTTGGAAGAAATCGAAAGCAAACAACAGAGCTTATAAAGGAGTTTATTGAAAAAGACATAGAGATAGTCGCTTTAGATATTCCGTATCTAAAAGAGTTTATACTAAAAGAGATTAAAAGAGAAAAAGGTTTTATGGAGATTACGGCAACAACTATGCTTTCTTTACTTCTTGAGGTAGCAGAGCAAGAGAGAAATAAGATTTTAGAGCGAACTAAAGAGGGAAAAGAAAAAGCTTTAGAAGCTGGAGTAAAATTTGGAAGAAAACAAAAATTAACTAGACAAAAGTTTGTGAGAACGTATAATGAAATGTTAAAAGATGAAAGAACACCAAGGGAGATACAGGAAAAACTAGGAATTTGTAAACAGACATACTATAACTATAAAAAAAGATATATAAAATAATAAGGAGATGGATATTTATGGGAAGAGTAAACAATAAATACCCAAGTGAATTAAAAATAAAAGTAGTAAAAAAATATTTAGAAGGTGGAGTGAGTACTCAAGATTTAGCAGAGGAGTTTGGAGTTCCATCGAAGACACAGATACATAACTGGGTAAAAAAATATGAGGAACTTGGAGAGGAAGCTTTTAAGTTTGAGACGAGGGGAAATCCTAAGGACAAAAGGTCGTCAGGAAATGATTTTCTCTTTAATAATTTAGAGGATGAACTAAGATTTTTACGTATGGAAAACGAGTATTTGAAGAGGTTTTGTGATATGTTAAAGAAAAACTTAAAAGGTAAATCTGAAAATTAAACTTTTTAAAATACTAAAAATATGTTACAATACTTCTCTTAAAACTAAAAAAGGAGAAAATATGAGTATAACATCACAGCATTTTAAAATGCTAAGCTGTCTAGTTGTAAATAATTACTCTATAAATGAACTTTCAGAGATACTAAATATTTCTATATTTAAAGTTAGAAGATATATAAGTGATTTAGAATACATCTTAAAAGATGAAGGCATTTTATTAATACACGAAAAATTAAAGGAAACCCCAAATATTTTAGGAGAGATAAAAAATATTCAAAGGTTTACCCCAAAAGAGAGAGAGAGTTATTTGATTTTACAGTTTTTAAAATCCAATACAATAAATCTCACATCAATTAGTGAAGAGATATCTGTAACAAGAAGAACTTTAGCTAATGATATAAAACATTTAAAAAAAGAGTTGGAGTTTTTTCATTTGAAAATTGTAAGCTATAACTCCTATGGAATATCCCTTGAGGGATTGGAAAAAAATAAGAGAAAGTTTTTTGAACTACACTTTATAAAAATGCTTATAGAGGAAAAGTATCTACCAATAGCTTTTCAAGAGTTTTTTATAGAACTTAAAAAATTAAAAAAGGAGTACAAACTCTCAGATAAAATAGATAAAATATATGAGATATATGAAGGGTGGGGGATTTCACGACATACTTATGTGAATCTTCATATAGAGGTTTTAATGTATTTAGCTATAATTAGAAAAGAGTTTGAAGATGAAAGCCTAGAAAAGCATATGGAGATTAACGAAGAGTATGAAGTTAGAGATATTAAAAAGTTAAATTTAGTTCTAGAGGAGATAAAGTTTTTTTCTAACTATGAAAGATTTTATATTAGGGAGTTTTATTTAAAAAGAAATAGAGATAAATTTTTTGAAGCTAACAGAGATGAGGTTTTAGAACTAAGAAATCTTTTAAACTATCTTGGTAAAAAGTTAAAAATAGAGATAATTTTAAGTGAGGATATTTTAATTAGATTAACTGCAGTAATAGCAGTTATGAAATTTAAAGAACTTTTTGAAATAGTAGAGATCTATCTTTTTAATAATAAAGTAGCTGAAGATTATTTTAATAAATTTAAATTGATCTCTAACCTGGTTAAAAAGTACTATAAAAATATAGATAGCTTTGATAGAACAATACTATCTATGACTATTTTAAACGGGATAAATCAAGAGATTGAAAGGAAAATAGAAAAGTTAAAAGATATAGTTATTGTTTATAATTTTTTAGGTATTGAGTTTATTAAAGATATTTTTAAAGAGTTAGAATTAAAGGGACTAATGGACAGTATTAAACTTATCTCCTATAGGGATATAGATGATTATTTAGAAGATAATGGGATAAAAGGGATAATACTCTTTGAAGATATTAAACTAGATGAAAAATATGACAATATAAAAAAAGTTAGATTTAATTTACCAATAACAAAGTTGGATAAATTCAGATTAAGTGTTTTTATTTGAAATACAATATAGAAAAAAATGCACACTTTGTTTAGCAATAATTTCTTATTTTAATATTATATAATTATGATATTATTTATATATACAATAAATTATATTAAAATATGAAAAGAGGTTAATTAAAAGGTGAAAACGAGGATAAGGGTACTGATGTTTAT of the Cetobacterium sp. NK01 genome contains:
- a CDS encoding recombinase family protein, which encodes MVYGYCRVSTKNQSLKRQVDALITYGIKEENIYVDEISGVVLKRRGLESLKNVLNAGDTLVVKEIDRLGRNRKQTTELIKEFIEKDIEIVALDIPYLKEFILKEIKREKGFMEITATTMLSLLLEVAEQERNKILERTKEGKEKALEAGVKFGRKQKLTRQKFVRTYNEMLKDERTPREIQEKLGICKQTYYNYKKRYIK
- a CDS encoding transposase, with product MGRVNNKYPSELKIKVVKKYLEGGVSTQDLAEEFGVPSKTQIHNWVKKYEELGEEAFKFETRGNPKDKRSSGNDFLFNNLEDELRFLRMENEYLKRFCDMLKKNLKGKSEN
- a CDS encoding HTH domain-containing protein; protein product: MSITSQHFKMLSCLVVNNYSINELSEILNISIFKVRRYISDLEYILKDEGILLIHEKLKETPNILGEIKNIQRFTPKERESYLILQFLKSNTINLTSISEEISVTRRTLANDIKHLKKELEFFHLKIVSYNSYGISLEGLEKNKRKFFELHFIKMLIEEKYLPIAFQEFFIELKKLKKEYKLSDKIDKIYEIYEGWGISRHTYVNLHIEVLMYLAIIRKEFEDESLEKHMEINEEYEVRDIKKLNLVLEEIKFFSNYERFYIREFYLKRNRDKFFEANRDEVLELRNLLNYLGKKLKIEIILSEDILIRLTAVIAVMKFKELFEIVEIYLFNNKVAEDYFNKFKLISNLVKKYYKNIDSFDRTILSMTILNGINQEIERKIEKLKDIVIVYNFLGIEFIKDIFKELELKGLMDSIKLISYRDIDDYLEDNGIKGIILFEDIKLDEKYDNIKKVRFNLPITKLDKFRLSVFI